A window of the Brassica oleracea var. oleracea cultivar TO1000 chromosome C1, BOL, whole genome shotgun sequence genome harbors these coding sequences:
- the LOC106340360 gene encoding probable pectinesterase/pectinesterase inhibitor 25: protein HVLIYFFYFFIQVLRKTCDNDKDCRKAARKLGELGVTSGGSILVSQAVIVGPYKSDNFTTITDAIAAAPNNARPEDGYFVIYAREGVYEEYIVVPINKKNLLLMGDGINKTIITGNHNVVDGWTTYNCSSFAVTGERFMAVDVTFRNTAGPEKHQAVALRNNAEGSTFYRCSFEGYQDTLYVHSLRQFYRECDIYGTIDFIFGNAAAIFQNCNIYARKPMAKQKNAITAHGRTEPNQNTGISIINCTIKAAPDLAADPTSTMTFLGRPWKPYSRTVFMQSYISDIVQPVGWLEWNA from the exons CATGTTTTGATATACTTTTTTTATTTTTTTATACAGGTTTTACGTAAAACATGCGACAATGACAAAGATTGTCGGAAAGCTGCCCGGAAGCTGGGTGAGCTTGGGGTGACTAGCGGCGGTTCCATCCTTGTCAGTCAAGCGGTTATCGTCGGTCCATACAAATCCGACAACTTCACAACCATTACTGATGCAATAGCAGCAGCACCTAATAACGCTAGACCGGAGGATGGTTACTTTGTCATATACGCAAGGGAAGGTGTCTACGAAGAATATATCGTTGTTCCAATCAACAAAAAGAATTTATTGCTTATGGGAGATGGAATCAATAAGACGATCATTACGGGGAACCATAATGTTGTTGATGGTTGGACTACGTATAATTGCTCGAGCTTTG CGGTGACTGGAGAACGGTTCATGGCAGTTGATGTTACATTCAGAAACACAGCTGGACCTGAGAAGCATCAGGCCGTGGCCTTGAGAAACAATGCGGAAGGATCCACTTTCTACCGGTGTAGTTTTGAAGGCTATCAAGATACTCTCTACGTCCATTCTCTTAGACAGTTCTATCGCGAATGCGATATATATG GTACCATCGATTTTATATTTGGAAACGCAGCTGCAATCTTTCAAAACTGCAATATATATGCTAGAAAACCAATGGCAAAGCAGAAGAATGCAATTACAGCCCATGGAAGAACCGAACCAAACCAAAACACTGGAATCTCTATCATCAACTGTACCATCAAAGCCGCACCAGATCTAGCAGCTGATCCTACCTCAACCATGACGTTCCTAGGACGGCCATGGAAGCCTTACTCAAGGACGGTTTTCATGCAATCATATATTAGTGACATTGTTCAACCAGTGGGATGGCTCGAATGGAATG CTTGA
- the LOC106297376 gene encoding putative pectinesterase/pectinesterase inhibitor 24, whose translation MSSSYGKVDEREHVTLEARRNSRKRITIIVVSLLVLVGIVIGAVFGTMANKKSTTVETNDNGDSISVSVKAVCDVTLHKDKCLETVGSAPNASSLNPEQLFIYAVKITIAEATKALNAFSSSGDNTTMHACVELLDLTIDNLENTLTSSQNGDVTLPELVSDLRTWLSSAETYQDTCIETLAESNHPDSKTFGEGQLKNATELTSNALAIITWLGKIADSFKLRRRLLSADVAVDFNVGRRLLQSTDLRRVANIVVAKDGSGKYKTISRALKDVPEKSDKRTVIYVKKGVYFENVKVEKTMWNVVVVGDGESKSIVSGKLNVIDGTPTFQSATFAVFGKGFMARDMGFINTAGPSKHQAVALVVSADLAAFYRCTMNAYQDTLYVHAQRQFYRECTIIGTVDFIFGNAASVLQSCKIRPRRPMQGQQNTITAQGRKDPNQNTGISIHRCNISPLGNLTGVQTFLGRPWKDFSTTVIMESSLHGFIDPKGWLPWVGDSAPDTIFYGEYKNIGASASTKNRVKWKGLRFLSTKEANRFTVKPFIDGERWLPTTKVPFRSGL comes from the exons ATGTCTTCCTCCTACGGCAAAGTCGACGAGCGTGAACATGTAACGCTCGAAGCTCGTCGCAACTCGAGGAAGAGAATCACGATCATCGTCGTATCGCTACTCGTTCTCGTTGGCATCGTGATCGGAGCCGTCTTCGGAACCATGGCTAACAAGAAGTCAACGACGGTGGAAACCAACGATAACGGAGACTCAATCTCCGTTTCCGTTAAAGCCGTATGCGACGTTACACTACATAAAGACAAGTGTCTCGAAACCGTCGGATCAGCTCCAAACGCAAGTAGTCTGAATCCAGAACAGCTCTTTATATACGCGGTCAAGATCACAATCGCAGAAGCCACGAAAGCTCTCAACGCCTTCTCCTCTTCAGGAGACAACACCACCATGCATGCTTGCGTCGAGCTTCTTGACCTAACGATAGATAACCTCGAAAACACGTTGACATCATCACAAAACGGTGACGTCACGTTACCTGAGCTAGTCAGTGACCTCCGTACATGGCTGAGCTCAGCAGAGACGTACCAAGATACTTGTATAGAGACGTTAGCTGAGTCTAACCATCCAGATTCTAAGACGTTCGGAGAAGGTCAGCTCAAGAACGCAACGGAGCTAACGAGTAACGCCTTGGCTATCATCACATGGCTCGGTAAGATCGCTGACTCCTTCAAACTCAGGAGGCGTTTGCTGAGTGCTGACGTGGCGGTGGACTTCAACGTGGGGAGGAGGTTGTTGCAGAGCACTGATTTGAGGAGAGTGGCGAATATTGTGGTGGCGAAGGATGGTTCGGGGAAGTATAAGACGATAAGTAGGGCTTTAAAGGATGTGCCTGAGAAGAGTGACAAGAGGACGGTTATATATGTGAAGAAAGGAGTTTATTTTGAGAATGTGAAAGTGGAGAAGACCATGTGGAATGTTGTTGTGGTTGGAGATGGAGAGAGCAAGAGTATTGTCTCTGGTAAACTCAATGTCATTGATGGAACTCCCACTTTCCAGAGCGCCACGTTCG CTGTGTTCGGGAAAGGGTTTATGGCAAGAGACATGGGCTTCATCAACACAGCCGGTCCATCCAAACACCAAGCTGTAGCTCTAGTGGTCAGCGCGGATCTCGCCGCCTTTTACCGATGCACAATGAACGCATACCAAGACACGCTTTACGTGCATGCACAACGTCAGTTTTACCGTGAGTGCACCATAATAGGAACAGTCGATTTCATCTTCGGTAACGCAGCCTCCGTTCTACAAAGCTGCAAGATTCGCCCTCGCAGACCTATGCAGGGACAGCAGAACACAATCACGGCTCAAGGACGCAAAGATCCGAACCAGAACACAGGAATCTCGATTCACCGTTGCAACATATCTCCGCTAGGTAACCTAACTGGTGTTCAGACGTTTTTAGGTCGGCCATGGAAGGATTTCTCGACGACGGTGATAATGGAATCGTCGTTGCATGGGTTTATTGATCCGAAAGGTTGGTTGCCGTGGGTCGGAGACTCTGCGCCTGATACGATATTTTACGGTGAGTATAAGAATATTGGCGCTAGTGCGTCGACGAAGAATAGAGTTAAGTGGAAGGGATTAAGGTTTTTAAGTACGAAGGAAGCTAATAGGTTTACGGTTAAACCTTTCATCGACGGAGAAAGATGGCTTCCGACGACTAAAGTGCCGTTCAGGTCCGGTCTCTGA